One window from the genome of Oryza glaberrima chromosome 3, OglaRS2, whole genome shotgun sequence encodes:
- the LOC127766552 gene encoding rho GTPase-activating protein REN1-like isoform X2, whose protein sequence is MSASEFRIPYQQVSSSQTTENAGQFKICRCGEGDPNTNTSETGDKSPTSCPNCQVLKSGHLLLSSKGIGWTTWKKRWFILTRASLVFFRSDPNAPPRGNEPIVTLGGIDLNNSGSVVVKEDKKLLTVLFPDGRDGRTFTLKAETTEELNEWRSALENALAQAPVVANTVGQNPIFSTDIAEPAEAPAEQSDNKSIIGRPAEFALVDADGSPAFLEKALKFIEDYGVKVEGILRQSADVEEVKRRVRDYEKGKNEFSPEEDAHVIGDCIKYVLREMPSSPVPAPCCTALVGAYRTDKTRRLDAMNRVIYEVFPEPNRQLLQRTLKMMQIVESHKAVNRMSQSALAACMAPLLLRPLLLGECEIDSDFSMAGDGSFQLLQAAAAANHAQAIVIIMLEEYDQIFDDLEDGSYSSDAYTESEDGDFDKEYSTDNDGPEEDDSYDSGEDNIEEDMDDDTEHSSGGSECDNNIKTSVSDDKVKSNNSGTASNGNDQGLQPPKKAARTGHGAVREDTCQIESNDPSNRKQELYESNGSTDQIEKLNVRSSSARAKFMEKSSSSRNKSKKTLWGRTSARKDLSAEEIDYCSDDETLIEKLENSKTDLQSKITKEAKENSILQASLERRKVELHKRRLALEKEVENLRDQLQKERNLRVSLESGLMNLRRGQASFPSTIDNKGSDLRGQLNNQVQMSSASLCDSCNKRLLNTDKLTEGEQSTTSSNVGPNSISDMVTATHMAQRMLISKGEIVKDGQDPLASKWNLAQKQYSNNPLLGRLGSRTEDSGAPSALAKLTSRLNFLKERRAILASEMQNLDLARPPGPPAPAPKRDST, encoded by the exons ATGTCAGCTTCAGAGTTCAGGATTCCTTACCAGCAA GTATCATCTTCACAGACTACTGAGAATGCAGGCCAGTTCAAGATCTGCCGATGTGGGGAAGGAGACCCAAATACAAACACATCTGAAACTGGTGATAAATCGCCAACTAGTTGTCCTAATTGCCAG GTTCTTAAGAGTGGACATTTACTGCTCTCATCTAAAG GAATTGGTTGGACAACATGGAAAAAGCGCTGGTTTATTCTTACAAGGGCATCATTGGTGTTCTTCAGAAGTGATCCT AATGCACCTCCCAGAGGAAATGAACCGATTGTTACACTAGGTGGAATTGACTTGAATAACTCCGGAAG TGTTGTGGTCAAAGAAGACAAGAAACTTTTAACAGTGTTATTTCCTGATGGCCGCGATGGGCGAACTTTCACTCTCAAG GCAGAAACTACAGAAGAACTCAATGAATGGAGAAGTGCACTAGAGAATGCTCTGGCACAGGCACCTGTTGTAGCAAATACTGTTGGCCAAAATCCAATTTTCAGCACTGACATAGCAGAGCCTGCTGAAGCTCCAGCTGAACAGT CGGACAATAAATCTATCATTGGCAGACCTGCAGAGTTTGCCCTTGTAGATGCTGATGGTAGTCCAGCTTTCCTGGAGAAGGCCTTAAAGTTCATTGAAGATTATg GTGTCAAGGTGGAAGGAATCCTACGTCAGTCTGCTGATGTTGAAGAAGTCAAACGAAGAGTTCGGGACTATGAAAAGG GGAAAAATGAGTTCTCCCCAGAAGAGGATGCACATGTTATTGGTGACTGCATCAAG TATGTTCTTCGAGAGATGCCTTCATCTCCAGTTCCTGCACCATGTTGCACTGCACTGGTTGGAGCTTACC GAACTGACAAGACAAGAAGGCTTGATGCTATGAATAGAGTAATTTATGAAGTTTTCCCAGAACCAAACCGACAACTATTGCAGAG GACTCTTAAGATGATGCAGATTGTTGAATCACACAAAGCTGTGAATAGGATGTCTCAATCTGCTTTGGCGGCTTGCATGGCACCACTCCTTCTCCGACCTCTTCTTCTCGGTGAATGTGAAATTGATAGCGACTTTAGTATGGCTGGGGATGGTTCATTCCAGCTGCTtcaagctgcagctgctgccaaCCATGCTCAAGCAATCGTCATCATTATGCTCGAAGAATACGATCAGATATTTGAT GACTTGGAAGACGGTTCCTACTCTTCAGATGCATATACTGAGTCCGAAGACGGTGATTTTGACAAGGAATATTCCACAGATAACGATGGCCCTGAAGAGGATGACTCTTATGATTCTGGTGAAGATAACATTGAAGAAGACATGGATGATGATACTGAGCACTCATCTGGTGGCAGTGAATGTGACAACAACATTAAGACCAGTGTCTCTGATGACAAG GTTAAAAGCAATAACTCTGGCACAGCATCTAATGGCAACGATCAGGGTTTACAACCTCCTAAGAAAGCAGCAAGAACAGGACATGGTGCGGTAAGGGAAGACACCTGCCAAATTGAAAGCAATGATCCATCCAATCGAAAACAAGAATTATACGAATCAAATGGATCCACAGACCAAATAGAAAAGTTAAATGTTCGCTCATCATCAGCAAGAGCAAAATTTATGGAGAAATCAAGCAGCTCAAGAAATAAGAGCAAAAAGACCTTATGGGGCCGTACTTCA GCAAGAAAAGACCTGTCAGCAGAGGAGATTGACTATTGCAGTGATGACGA GACTCTTATTGAGAAGCTTGAGAACAGCAAGACAGATCTCCAATCTAAAATTACTAAGGAG GCGAAAGAAAATTCAATCCTACAAGCAAGTCTCGAAAGGAGGAAAGTAGAATTGCATAAACGCCGATTAGCACTCGAAAAAGAA GTGGAAAATTTGCGAGATCAGCTACAGAAGGAGAGAAATTTGAGGGTCTCATTGGAGTCAGGGCTGATGAATTTGCGAAGAGGGCAGGCGTCCTTCCCATCAACAATTGACAACaag GGTTCTGATCTCCGTGGACAACTCAACAACCAGGTCCAGATGAGCTCCGCCTCATTATGTGACTCATGCAACAAACGACTGCTAAATACAGACAAGCTAACCGA AGGTGAACAGAGTACCACATCATCAAATGTTGGGCCCAATTCTATATCTGACATGGTAACGGCTACACACATG GCTCAAAGAATGTTGATTTCTAAGGGTGAGATTGTGAAGGATGGCCAAGATCCATTGGCATCAAAGTGGAACCTTGCACAGAAACAATACTCAAATAATCCACTATTAGGCAGGCTTGGATCTAGAACAGAG GATTCCGGGGCACCATCTGCATTAGCCAAGCTGACAAGTCGACTCAATTTCTTGAAAGAAAGAAGGGCGATTCTTGCAAGTGAGATGCAGAACTTAGATTTGGCTCGCCCGCCAGggcctccagctccagctccgaAGAGAGACTCCACATGA
- the LOC127766552 gene encoding rho GTPase-activating protein REN1-like isoform X4, with protein MQASSRSADVGKETQIQTHLKLVINRQLVVLIARFLRVDIYCSHLKNAPPRGNEPIVTLGGIDLNNSGSVVVKEDKKLLTVLFPDGRDGRTFTLKAETTEELNEWRSALENALAQAPVVANTVGQNPIFSTDIAEPAEAPAEQSDNKSIIGRPAEFALVDADGSPAFLEKALKFIEDYGVKVEGILRQSADVEEVKRRVRDYEKGKNEFSPEEDAHVIGDCIKYVLREMPSSPVPAPCCTALVGAYRTDKTRRLDAMNRVIYEVFPEPNRQLLQRTLKMMQIVESHKAVNRMSQSALAACMAPLLLRPLLLGECEIDSDFSMAGDGSFQLLQAAAAANHAQAIVIIMLEEYDQIFDDLEDGSYSSDAYTESEDGDFDKEYSTDNDGPEEDDSYDSGEDNIEEDMDDDTEHSSGGSECDNNIKTSVSDDKVKSNNSGTASNGNDQGLQPPKKAARTGHGAVREDTCQIESNDPSNRKQELYESNGSTDQIEKLNVRSSSARAKFMEKSSSSRNKSKKTLWGRTSARKDLSAEEIDYCSDDETLIEKLENSKTDLQSKITKEAKENSILQASLERRKVELHKRRLALEKEVENLRDQLQKERNLRVSLESGLMNLRRGQASFPSTIDNKTKADLEEVATAEADILNLKKKGSDLRGQLNNQVQMSSASLCDSCNKRLLNTDKLTEGEQSTTSSNVGPNSISDMVTATHMAQRMLISKGEIVKDGQDPLASKWNLAQKQYSNNPLLGRLGSRTEDSGAPSALAKLTSRLNFLKERRAILASEMQNLDLARPPGPPAPAPKRDST; from the exons ATGCAGGCCAGTTCAAGATCTGCCGATGTGGGGAAGGAGACCCAAATACAAACACATCTGAAACTGGTGATAAATCGCCAACTAGTTGTCCTAATTGCCAG GTTCTTAAGAGTGGACATTTACTGCTCTCATCTAAAG AATGCACCTCCCAGAGGAAATGAACCGATTGTTACACTAGGTGGAATTGACTTGAATAACTCCGGAAG TGTTGTGGTCAAAGAAGACAAGAAACTTTTAACAGTGTTATTTCCTGATGGCCGCGATGGGCGAACTTTCACTCTCAAG GCAGAAACTACAGAAGAACTCAATGAATGGAGAAGTGCACTAGAGAATGCTCTGGCACAGGCACCTGTTGTAGCAAATACTGTTGGCCAAAATCCAATTTTCAGCACTGACATAGCAGAGCCTGCTGAAGCTCCAGCTGAACAGT CGGACAATAAATCTATCATTGGCAGACCTGCAGAGTTTGCCCTTGTAGATGCTGATGGTAGTCCAGCTTTCCTGGAGAAGGCCTTAAAGTTCATTGAAGATTATg GTGTCAAGGTGGAAGGAATCCTACGTCAGTCTGCTGATGTTGAAGAAGTCAAACGAAGAGTTCGGGACTATGAAAAGG GGAAAAATGAGTTCTCCCCAGAAGAGGATGCACATGTTATTGGTGACTGCATCAAG TATGTTCTTCGAGAGATGCCTTCATCTCCAGTTCCTGCACCATGTTGCACTGCACTGGTTGGAGCTTACC GAACTGACAAGACAAGAAGGCTTGATGCTATGAATAGAGTAATTTATGAAGTTTTCCCAGAACCAAACCGACAACTATTGCAGAG GACTCTTAAGATGATGCAGATTGTTGAATCACACAAAGCTGTGAATAGGATGTCTCAATCTGCTTTGGCGGCTTGCATGGCACCACTCCTTCTCCGACCTCTTCTTCTCGGTGAATGTGAAATTGATAGCGACTTTAGTATGGCTGGGGATGGTTCATTCCAGCTGCTtcaagctgcagctgctgccaaCCATGCTCAAGCAATCGTCATCATTATGCTCGAAGAATACGATCAGATATTTGAT GACTTGGAAGACGGTTCCTACTCTTCAGATGCATATACTGAGTCCGAAGACGGTGATTTTGACAAGGAATATTCCACAGATAACGATGGCCCTGAAGAGGATGACTCTTATGATTCTGGTGAAGATAACATTGAAGAAGACATGGATGATGATACTGAGCACTCATCTGGTGGCAGTGAATGTGACAACAACATTAAGACCAGTGTCTCTGATGACAAG GTTAAAAGCAATAACTCTGGCACAGCATCTAATGGCAACGATCAGGGTTTACAACCTCCTAAGAAAGCAGCAAGAACAGGACATGGTGCGGTAAGGGAAGACACCTGCCAAATTGAAAGCAATGATCCATCCAATCGAAAACAAGAATTATACGAATCAAATGGATCCACAGACCAAATAGAAAAGTTAAATGTTCGCTCATCATCAGCAAGAGCAAAATTTATGGAGAAATCAAGCAGCTCAAGAAATAAGAGCAAAAAGACCTTATGGGGCCGTACTTCA GCAAGAAAAGACCTGTCAGCAGAGGAGATTGACTATTGCAGTGATGACGA GACTCTTATTGAGAAGCTTGAGAACAGCAAGACAGATCTCCAATCTAAAATTACTAAGGAG GCGAAAGAAAATTCAATCCTACAAGCAAGTCTCGAAAGGAGGAAAGTAGAATTGCATAAACGCCGATTAGCACTCGAAAAAGAA GTGGAAAATTTGCGAGATCAGCTACAGAAGGAGAGAAATTTGAGGGTCTCATTGGAGTCAGGGCTGATGAATTTGCGAAGAGGGCAGGCGTCCTTCCCATCAACAATTGACAACaag ACTAAGGCTGATCTTGAGGAAGTTGCTACTGCTGAAGCTGATATTTTGAACTTGAAAAAAAAGGGTTCTGATCTCCGTGGACAACTCAACAACCAGGTCCAGATGAGCTCCGCCTCATTATGTGACTCATGCAACAAACGACTGCTAAATACAGACAAGCTAACCGA AGGTGAACAGAGTACCACATCATCAAATGTTGGGCCCAATTCTATATCTGACATGGTAACGGCTACACACATG GCTCAAAGAATGTTGATTTCTAAGGGTGAGATTGTGAAGGATGGCCAAGATCCATTGGCATCAAAGTGGAACCTTGCACAGAAACAATACTCAAATAATCCACTATTAGGCAGGCTTGGATCTAGAACAGAG GATTCCGGGGCACCATCTGCATTAGCCAAGCTGACAAGTCGACTCAATTTCTTGAAAGAAAGAAGGGCGATTCTTGCAAGTGAGATGCAGAACTTAGATTTGGCTCGCCCGCCAGggcctccagctccagctccgaAGAGAGACTCCACATGA
- the LOC127766552 gene encoding rho GTPase-activating protein REN1-like isoform X3 yields MSASEFRIPYQQVSSSQTTENAGQFKICRCGEGDPNTNTSETGDKSPTSCPNCQVLKSGHLLLSSKGIGWTTWKKRWFILTRASLVFFRSDPNAPPRGNEPIVTLGGIDLNNSGSVVVKEDKKLLTVLFPDGRDGRTFTLKAETTEELNEWRSALENALAQAPVVANTVGQNPIFSTDIAEPAEAPAEQSDNKSIIGRPAEFALVDADGSPAFLEKALKFIEDYGVKVEGILRQSADVEEVKRRVRDYEKGKNEFSPEEDAHVIGDCIKYVLREMPSSPVPAPCCTALVGAYRTDKTRRLDAMNRVIYEVFPEPNRQLLQRTLKMMQIVESHKAVNRMSQSALAACMAPLLLRPLLLGECEIDSDFSMAGDGSFQLLQAAAAANHAQAIVIIMLEEYDQIFDDLEDGSYSSDAYTESEDGDFDKEYSTDNDGPEEDDSYDSGEDNIEEDMDDDTEHSSGGSECDNNIKTSVSDDKVKSNNSGTASNGNDQGLQPPKKAARTGHGAVREDTCQIESNDPSNRKQELYESNGSTDQIEKLNVRSSSARAKFMEKSSSSRNKSKKTLWGRTSARKDLSAEEIDYCSDDETLIEKLENSKTDLQSKITKEAKENSILQASLERRKVELHKRRLALEKEVENLRDQLQKERNLRVSLESGLMNLRRGQASFPSTIDNKVQMSSASLCDSCNKRLLNTDKLTEGEQSTTSSNVGPNSISDMVTATHMAQRMLISKGEIVKDGQDPLASKWNLAQKQYSNNPLLGRLGSRTEDSGAPSALAKLTSRLNFLKERRAILASEMQNLDLARPPGPPAPAPKRDST; encoded by the exons ATGTCAGCTTCAGAGTTCAGGATTCCTTACCAGCAA GTATCATCTTCACAGACTACTGAGAATGCAGGCCAGTTCAAGATCTGCCGATGTGGGGAAGGAGACCCAAATACAAACACATCTGAAACTGGTGATAAATCGCCAACTAGTTGTCCTAATTGCCAG GTTCTTAAGAGTGGACATTTACTGCTCTCATCTAAAG GAATTGGTTGGACAACATGGAAAAAGCGCTGGTTTATTCTTACAAGGGCATCATTGGTGTTCTTCAGAAGTGATCCT AATGCACCTCCCAGAGGAAATGAACCGATTGTTACACTAGGTGGAATTGACTTGAATAACTCCGGAAG TGTTGTGGTCAAAGAAGACAAGAAACTTTTAACAGTGTTATTTCCTGATGGCCGCGATGGGCGAACTTTCACTCTCAAG GCAGAAACTACAGAAGAACTCAATGAATGGAGAAGTGCACTAGAGAATGCTCTGGCACAGGCACCTGTTGTAGCAAATACTGTTGGCCAAAATCCAATTTTCAGCACTGACATAGCAGAGCCTGCTGAAGCTCCAGCTGAACAGT CGGACAATAAATCTATCATTGGCAGACCTGCAGAGTTTGCCCTTGTAGATGCTGATGGTAGTCCAGCTTTCCTGGAGAAGGCCTTAAAGTTCATTGAAGATTATg GTGTCAAGGTGGAAGGAATCCTACGTCAGTCTGCTGATGTTGAAGAAGTCAAACGAAGAGTTCGGGACTATGAAAAGG GGAAAAATGAGTTCTCCCCAGAAGAGGATGCACATGTTATTGGTGACTGCATCAAG TATGTTCTTCGAGAGATGCCTTCATCTCCAGTTCCTGCACCATGTTGCACTGCACTGGTTGGAGCTTACC GAACTGACAAGACAAGAAGGCTTGATGCTATGAATAGAGTAATTTATGAAGTTTTCCCAGAACCAAACCGACAACTATTGCAGAG GACTCTTAAGATGATGCAGATTGTTGAATCACACAAAGCTGTGAATAGGATGTCTCAATCTGCTTTGGCGGCTTGCATGGCACCACTCCTTCTCCGACCTCTTCTTCTCGGTGAATGTGAAATTGATAGCGACTTTAGTATGGCTGGGGATGGTTCATTCCAGCTGCTtcaagctgcagctgctgccaaCCATGCTCAAGCAATCGTCATCATTATGCTCGAAGAATACGATCAGATATTTGAT GACTTGGAAGACGGTTCCTACTCTTCAGATGCATATACTGAGTCCGAAGACGGTGATTTTGACAAGGAATATTCCACAGATAACGATGGCCCTGAAGAGGATGACTCTTATGATTCTGGTGAAGATAACATTGAAGAAGACATGGATGATGATACTGAGCACTCATCTGGTGGCAGTGAATGTGACAACAACATTAAGACCAGTGTCTCTGATGACAAG GTTAAAAGCAATAACTCTGGCACAGCATCTAATGGCAACGATCAGGGTTTACAACCTCCTAAGAAAGCAGCAAGAACAGGACATGGTGCGGTAAGGGAAGACACCTGCCAAATTGAAAGCAATGATCCATCCAATCGAAAACAAGAATTATACGAATCAAATGGATCCACAGACCAAATAGAAAAGTTAAATGTTCGCTCATCATCAGCAAGAGCAAAATTTATGGAGAAATCAAGCAGCTCAAGAAATAAGAGCAAAAAGACCTTATGGGGCCGTACTTCA GCAAGAAAAGACCTGTCAGCAGAGGAGATTGACTATTGCAGTGATGACGA GACTCTTATTGAGAAGCTTGAGAACAGCAAGACAGATCTCCAATCTAAAATTACTAAGGAG GCGAAAGAAAATTCAATCCTACAAGCAAGTCTCGAAAGGAGGAAAGTAGAATTGCATAAACGCCGATTAGCACTCGAAAAAGAA GTGGAAAATTTGCGAGATCAGCTACAGAAGGAGAGAAATTTGAGGGTCTCATTGGAGTCAGGGCTGATGAATTTGCGAAGAGGGCAGGCGTCCTTCCCATCAACAATTGACAACaag GTCCAGATGAGCTCCGCCTCATTATGTGACTCATGCAACAAACGACTGCTAAATACAGACAAGCTAACCGA AGGTGAACAGAGTACCACATCATCAAATGTTGGGCCCAATTCTATATCTGACATGGTAACGGCTACACACATG GCTCAAAGAATGTTGATTTCTAAGGGTGAGATTGTGAAGGATGGCCAAGATCCATTGGCATCAAAGTGGAACCTTGCACAGAAACAATACTCAAATAATCCACTATTAGGCAGGCTTGGATCTAGAACAGAG GATTCCGGGGCACCATCTGCATTAGCCAAGCTGACAAGTCGACTCAATTTCTTGAAAGAAAGAAGGGCGATTCTTGCAAGTGAGATGCAGAACTTAGATTTGGCTCGCCCGCCAGggcctccagctccagctccgaAGAGAGACTCCACATGA
- the LOC127766552 gene encoding rho GTPase-activating protein REN1-like isoform X1 codes for MSASEFRIPYQQVSSSQTTENAGQFKICRCGEGDPNTNTSETGDKSPTSCPNCQVLKSGHLLLSSKGIGWTTWKKRWFILTRASLVFFRSDPNAPPRGNEPIVTLGGIDLNNSGSVVVKEDKKLLTVLFPDGRDGRTFTLKAETTEELNEWRSALENALAQAPVVANTVGQNPIFSTDIAEPAEAPAEQSDNKSIIGRPAEFALVDADGSPAFLEKALKFIEDYGVKVEGILRQSADVEEVKRRVRDYEKGKNEFSPEEDAHVIGDCIKYVLREMPSSPVPAPCCTALVGAYRTDKTRRLDAMNRVIYEVFPEPNRQLLQRTLKMMQIVESHKAVNRMSQSALAACMAPLLLRPLLLGECEIDSDFSMAGDGSFQLLQAAAAANHAQAIVIIMLEEYDQIFDDLEDGSYSSDAYTESEDGDFDKEYSTDNDGPEEDDSYDSGEDNIEEDMDDDTEHSSGGSECDNNIKTSVSDDKVKSNNSGTASNGNDQGLQPPKKAARTGHGAVREDTCQIESNDPSNRKQELYESNGSTDQIEKLNVRSSSARAKFMEKSSSSRNKSKKTLWGRTSARKDLSAEEIDYCSDDETLIEKLENSKTDLQSKITKEAKENSILQASLERRKVELHKRRLALEKEVENLRDQLQKERNLRVSLESGLMNLRRGQASFPSTIDNKTKADLEEVATAEADILNLKKKGSDLRGQLNNQVQMSSASLCDSCNKRLLNTDKLTEGEQSTTSSNVGPNSISDMVTATHMAQRMLISKGEIVKDGQDPLASKWNLAQKQYSNNPLLGRLGSRTEDSGAPSALAKLTSRLNFLKERRAILASEMQNLDLARPPGPPAPAPKRDST; via the exons ATGTCAGCTTCAGAGTTCAGGATTCCTTACCAGCAA GTATCATCTTCACAGACTACTGAGAATGCAGGCCAGTTCAAGATCTGCCGATGTGGGGAAGGAGACCCAAATACAAACACATCTGAAACTGGTGATAAATCGCCAACTAGTTGTCCTAATTGCCAG GTTCTTAAGAGTGGACATTTACTGCTCTCATCTAAAG GAATTGGTTGGACAACATGGAAAAAGCGCTGGTTTATTCTTACAAGGGCATCATTGGTGTTCTTCAGAAGTGATCCT AATGCACCTCCCAGAGGAAATGAACCGATTGTTACACTAGGTGGAATTGACTTGAATAACTCCGGAAG TGTTGTGGTCAAAGAAGACAAGAAACTTTTAACAGTGTTATTTCCTGATGGCCGCGATGGGCGAACTTTCACTCTCAAG GCAGAAACTACAGAAGAACTCAATGAATGGAGAAGTGCACTAGAGAATGCTCTGGCACAGGCACCTGTTGTAGCAAATACTGTTGGCCAAAATCCAATTTTCAGCACTGACATAGCAGAGCCTGCTGAAGCTCCAGCTGAACAGT CGGACAATAAATCTATCATTGGCAGACCTGCAGAGTTTGCCCTTGTAGATGCTGATGGTAGTCCAGCTTTCCTGGAGAAGGCCTTAAAGTTCATTGAAGATTATg GTGTCAAGGTGGAAGGAATCCTACGTCAGTCTGCTGATGTTGAAGAAGTCAAACGAAGAGTTCGGGACTATGAAAAGG GGAAAAATGAGTTCTCCCCAGAAGAGGATGCACATGTTATTGGTGACTGCATCAAG TATGTTCTTCGAGAGATGCCTTCATCTCCAGTTCCTGCACCATGTTGCACTGCACTGGTTGGAGCTTACC GAACTGACAAGACAAGAAGGCTTGATGCTATGAATAGAGTAATTTATGAAGTTTTCCCAGAACCAAACCGACAACTATTGCAGAG GACTCTTAAGATGATGCAGATTGTTGAATCACACAAAGCTGTGAATAGGATGTCTCAATCTGCTTTGGCGGCTTGCATGGCACCACTCCTTCTCCGACCTCTTCTTCTCGGTGAATGTGAAATTGATAGCGACTTTAGTATGGCTGGGGATGGTTCATTCCAGCTGCTtcaagctgcagctgctgccaaCCATGCTCAAGCAATCGTCATCATTATGCTCGAAGAATACGATCAGATATTTGAT GACTTGGAAGACGGTTCCTACTCTTCAGATGCATATACTGAGTCCGAAGACGGTGATTTTGACAAGGAATATTCCACAGATAACGATGGCCCTGAAGAGGATGACTCTTATGATTCTGGTGAAGATAACATTGAAGAAGACATGGATGATGATACTGAGCACTCATCTGGTGGCAGTGAATGTGACAACAACATTAAGACCAGTGTCTCTGATGACAAG GTTAAAAGCAATAACTCTGGCACAGCATCTAATGGCAACGATCAGGGTTTACAACCTCCTAAGAAAGCAGCAAGAACAGGACATGGTGCGGTAAGGGAAGACACCTGCCAAATTGAAAGCAATGATCCATCCAATCGAAAACAAGAATTATACGAATCAAATGGATCCACAGACCAAATAGAAAAGTTAAATGTTCGCTCATCATCAGCAAGAGCAAAATTTATGGAGAAATCAAGCAGCTCAAGAAATAAGAGCAAAAAGACCTTATGGGGCCGTACTTCA GCAAGAAAAGACCTGTCAGCAGAGGAGATTGACTATTGCAGTGATGACGA GACTCTTATTGAGAAGCTTGAGAACAGCAAGACAGATCTCCAATCTAAAATTACTAAGGAG GCGAAAGAAAATTCAATCCTACAAGCAAGTCTCGAAAGGAGGAAAGTAGAATTGCATAAACGCCGATTAGCACTCGAAAAAGAA GTGGAAAATTTGCGAGATCAGCTACAGAAGGAGAGAAATTTGAGGGTCTCATTGGAGTCAGGGCTGATGAATTTGCGAAGAGGGCAGGCGTCCTTCCCATCAACAATTGACAACaag ACTAAGGCTGATCTTGAGGAAGTTGCTACTGCTGAAGCTGATATTTTGAACTTGAAAAAAAAGGGTTCTGATCTCCGTGGACAACTCAACAACCAGGTCCAGATGAGCTCCGCCTCATTATGTGACTCATGCAACAAACGACTGCTAAATACAGACAAGCTAACCGA AGGTGAACAGAGTACCACATCATCAAATGTTGGGCCCAATTCTATATCTGACATGGTAACGGCTACACACATG GCTCAAAGAATGTTGATTTCTAAGGGTGAGATTGTGAAGGATGGCCAAGATCCATTGGCATCAAAGTGGAACCTTGCACAGAAACAATACTCAAATAATCCACTATTAGGCAGGCTTGGATCTAGAACAGAG GATTCCGGGGCACCATCTGCATTAGCCAAGCTGACAAGTCGACTCAATTTCTTGAAAGAAAGAAGGGCGATTCTTGCAAGTGAGATGCAGAACTTAGATTTGGCTCGCCCGCCAGggcctccagctccagctccgaAGAGAGACTCCACATGA